The following proteins come from a genomic window of Blastococcus sp. HT6-30:
- the rplF gene encoding 50S ribosomal protein L6 has protein sequence MSRIGRLPIAVPGGVDVAIDGQTVSVKGPKGELRHTVAAPITVVRDEDGTLRVQRPNDERQNRALHGLSRTLIANMITGVTEGYTKTLEIVGVGYRVQARGSDLEFALGYSHPVPVKAPEGISFAVESPTRLRVSGIDKQLVGEVAAKIRKIRRPDPYKGKGVRYQGEVVKRKVGKTGK, from the coding sequence ATGTCACGGATCGGACGACTCCCGATCGCCGTGCCCGGTGGTGTCGACGTAGCCATCGACGGTCAGACGGTCAGCGTGAAGGGGCCCAAGGGCGAGCTGCGCCACACGGTCGCCGCGCCGATCACCGTCGTGCGCGACGAGGACGGCACGCTGCGGGTGCAGCGCCCCAACGACGAGCGTCAGAACCGCGCCCTCCACGGGCTCTCGCGGACTCTGATCGCCAACATGATCACCGGCGTCACCGAGGGCTACACCAAGACCCTCGAGATCGTCGGTGTCGGATACCGCGTCCAGGCGCGCGGCTCGGACCTCGAGTTCGCCCTGGGCTACAGCCACCCCGTGCCGGTGAAGGCCCCCGAGGGGATCTCCTTCGCCGTCGAGTCGCCGACCCGCCTGCGGGTCAGCGGCATCGACAAGCAGCTGGTCGGCGAGGTGGCGGCCAAGATCCGCAAGATCCGCAGGCCCGACCCCTACAAGGGCAAGGGTGTGCGGTACCAGGGCGAGGTCGTCAAGCGCAAGGTCGGGAAGACGGGTAAGTGA
- the rpsH gene encoding 30S ribosomal protein S8: MTMTDPIADMLTRLRNANQAYHDSAVMPSSKLKTHIAEILQQEGYIAGWRVDDTDKDGNPFKQLVIDLKYGPNRERSIAGVRRVSKPGLRVYAKSTALPKVLGGLGVAIISTSTGLLTDKQANKKGVGGEVLAYVW, from the coding sequence ATGACCATGACCGACCCGATCGCAGACATGCTGACGCGTCTGCGGAACGCCAACCAGGCGTACCACGACTCCGCGGTCATGCCGTCGTCGAAGCTCAAGACGCACATCGCCGAGATCCTCCAGCAGGAGGGCTACATCGCCGGCTGGCGCGTCGATGACACCGACAAGGACGGCAACCCGTTCAAGCAGCTGGTGATCGACCTCAAGTACGGCCCCAACCGCGAGCGCAGCATCGCCGGGGTCCGACGGGTCTCCAAGCCCGGTCTGCGGGTGTACGCGAAGTCCACCGCACTGCCCAAGGTGCTCGGCGGCCTCGGCGTGGCGATCATCTCGACCTCGACCGGGCTGCTCACCGACAAGCAGGCGAACAAGAAGGGCGTGGGTGGGGAAGTCCTCGCCTACGTCTGGTAA
- a CDS encoding type Z 30S ribosomal protein S14 — MAKKALINKAARKPKFAVRGYTRCQRCGRPHSVFRKFGLCRICLREMAHAGELPGVRKSSW, encoded by the coding sequence ATGGCCAAGAAGGCGCTGATCAACAAGGCGGCCCGCAAGCCGAAGTTCGCGGTTCGCGGTTACACCCGCTGCCAGCGGTGCGGTCGCCCGCACTCGGTCTTCCGCAAGTTCGGCCTGTGCCGGATCTGCCTGCGGGAGATGGCCCACGCCGGGGAGCTCCCCGGCGTCCGCAAGAGTTCCTGGTAA
- the rplE gene encoding 50S ribosomal protein L5, giving the protein MLANYRDNIVPTLQGEFGYENVMQIPRLTKIVVNMGVGEATRDAKLMDGAVRDLTAITGQKPAVVRARKSIAQFKLREGMPIGAKVTLRGDRMWEFLDRLLSLALPRIRDFRGLNAKQFDGHGNYTFGLTEQSMFREIDVDKIDRSRGMDITLVTTATTDEEGRELLRQLGFPFAGQPVVTTVR; this is encoded by the coding sequence ATGCTCGCCAACTACCGCGACAACATCGTGCCCACGCTGCAGGGCGAGTTCGGCTACGAGAACGTCATGCAGATCCCGCGCCTGACGAAGATCGTCGTCAACATGGGCGTCGGCGAGGCCACCCGCGACGCGAAGCTGATGGACGGCGCGGTCCGCGACCTCACCGCCATCACCGGCCAGAAGCCCGCCGTCGTCCGGGCACGGAAGTCCATCGCGCAGTTCAAGCTGCGCGAGGGCATGCCGATCGGCGCCAAGGTCACCCTTCGCGGCGACCGCATGTGGGAGTTCCTCGACCGTCTGCTGTCGCTGGCTCTTCCCCGTATCCGTGACTTCCGCGGCCTCAACGCCAAGCAGTTCGACGGTCACGGCAACTACACCTTCGGGCTGACGGAGCAGTCGATGTTCCGCGAGATCGACGTCGACAAGATCGACCGGTCGCGCGGCATGGACATCACGCTCGTCACCACCGCCACCACCGACGAGGAGGGTCGCGAGCTGCTCCGCCAGCTCGGGTTCCCCTTCGCCGGCCAGCCCGTCGTCACGACCGTCCGCTGA
- the rplX gene encoding 50S ribosomal protein L24 produces MKVKKGDTVLVLSGKDKGAKGRVIAAYPKLQKVLVEGVGRVKKHTRISSTQRGAQQGGIVTQEAPIHVSNVMVIDSEDKPTRVGYRKDEEGRNIRVSRRTGKDL; encoded by the coding sequence ATGAAGGTCAAGAAGGGCGACACCGTCCTCGTGCTGTCCGGCAAGGACAAGGGCGCGAAGGGCCGCGTCATCGCCGCCTACCCCAAGCTCCAGAAGGTTCTGGTCGAGGGCGTCGGCCGGGTGAAGAAGCACACCCGCATCAGCTCGACGCAGCGGGGCGCCCAGCAGGGCGGGATCGTCACGCAGGAGGCTCCCATCCACGTCAGCAACGTGATGGTGATCGACTCCGAGGACAAGCCGACCCGGGTCGGCTACCGCAAGGACGAGGAAGGCCGCAACATCCGGGTCTCGCGGCGCACCGGTAAGGACCTCTGA
- the rplN gene encoding 50S ribosomal protein L14, with amino-acid sequence MIQQESRLRVADNTGAKEILCIRVLGGSGRRYAGIGDVIVGTVKDALPGAGVKKGDVVKAVVVRTVKERRRPDGSYIRFDENAAVIIRDSGDPRGTRIFGPVGRELRDKRFMRIISLAPEVL; translated from the coding sequence GTGATCCAGCAGGAGTCGCGGCTGCGAGTCGCCGACAACACCGGTGCGAAGGAGATCCTCTGCATCCGGGTTCTCGGAGGCTCCGGGCGACGCTACGCGGGCATCGGTGACGTCATCGTCGGCACCGTGAAGGACGCGCTGCCGGGCGCCGGCGTCAAGAAGGGCGACGTGGTCAAGGCTGTCGTCGTCCGCACGGTGAAGGAGCGCCGTCGTCCGGACGGCTCCTACATCCGCTTCGACGAGAACGCCGCCGTGATCATCCGCGACAGCGGCGACCCGCGCGGCACGCGCATCTTCGGGCCCGTGGGCCGGGAGCTCCGTGACAAGCGCTTCATGCGGATCATCTCGCTCGCCCCGGAGGTGCTGTGA
- the rpsQ gene encoding 30S ribosomal protein S17: MSETQESTGPGLAGRGYRKVREGLVVSDKMEKTIVVEVEDRVKHGLYGKVIRRTSKLKAHDEQGVAGIGDRVQIMETRPTSATKRWRLVEVVEKAK; the protein is encoded by the coding sequence ATGAGCGAGACCCAGGAGTCGACCGGCCCCGGCCTGGCCGGCCGTGGCTACCGCAAGGTCCGCGAGGGCCTCGTCGTCAGCGACAAGATGGAGAAGACCATCGTCGTCGAGGTCGAGGACCGCGTGAAGCACGGCCTGTACGGCAAGGTCATCCGCCGGACGAGCAAGCTGAAGGCGCACGACGAGCAGGGGGTCGCCGGCATCGGTGACCGCGTGCAGATCATGGAGACCCGGCCCACGTCGGCCACCAAGCGGTGGCGGCTGGTCGAGGTCGTCGAGAAGGCCAAGTAA
- the rpmC gene encoding 50S ribosomal protein L29 translates to MAAGLTAPELRELSADELASRLRESKEELFNLRFQVATGQLDNNRRLQTVRRDIARIYTIMRERELGLSVAPNEGVA, encoded by the coding sequence ATGGCCGCCGGTCTGACCGCTCCCGAGCTGCGCGAGCTCTCCGCTGACGAGCTCGCCTCGCGGCTGCGTGAGTCGAAGGAAGAACTGTTCAACCTGCGCTTCCAGGTGGCCACCGGCCAGCTGGACAACAACCGGCGACTGCAGACCGTCCGCCGCGACATCGCCCGGATCTACACGATCATGCGCGAGCGCGAGCTGGGTCTCTCGGTCGCCCCGAACGAGGGTGTGGCATGA
- the rplP gene encoding 50S ribosomal protein L16: protein MLIPRRVKHRKQHHPSRSGRAKGGTEINFGEYAIQALEPAYVTNRQIESARIAMTRHIKRGGKVWISIYPDRPLTKKPAETRMGSGKGSPEWWVANVKPGRVLFELSGVAEPVAREAMRRAIHKLPMKCRFITREGEV, encoded by the coding sequence ATGCTCATCCCACGGCGCGTCAAGCACCGCAAGCAGCACCACCCGAGCCGCTCCGGCCGGGCCAAGGGCGGCACCGAGATCAACTTCGGTGAGTACGCCATCCAGGCCCTGGAGCCGGCCTACGTCACGAACCGGCAGATCGAGTCGGCGCGTATCGCGATGACCCGGCACATCAAGCGTGGCGGCAAGGTGTGGATCTCGATCTACCCCGACCGGCCCCTGACGAAGAAGCCCGCCGAGACCCGCATGGGCTCGGGTAAGGGTTCGCCCGAGTGGTGGGTGGCCAACGTCAAGCCCGGTCGCGTGCTGTTCGAGCTGTCCGGTGTCGCCGAGCCCGTGGCCCGCGAGGCCATGCGCCGCGCGATCCACAAGCTGCCGATGAAGTGCCGCTTCATCACGCGTGAAGGAGAAGTGTGA
- the rpsC gene encoding 30S ribosomal protein S3 produces the protein MGQKVNPHGFRLGITTDYKSRWYADKLYKDYVKEDVAIRKLMSKGMERAGISKVEIERTRDRVRVDIHTARPGIVIGRRGAEADRIRGELEKLTGKQVQLNILEVKNPESDAQLVAQGVAEQLSSRVSFRRAMRKAMQSAQRSPQVKGIRVQCSGRLGGTEMSRSEFYREGRVPLHTLRANIDYGIYEARTTFGRIGVKVWIYKGDVSGSRAEREALEALAARQGQRRERPQRPRRSGSSGTTAGGTEAGRAAAEGTTPVAAADDAVVAQTSGEAPAEQTLGQAAGPEATAAAETTAAENTTATSSEEGA, from the coding sequence GTGGGTCAGAAGGTCAACCCGCACGGGTTCCGACTCGGGATCACCACCGACTACAAGTCCCGGTGGTACGCGGACAAGCTGTACAAGGACTACGTCAAGGAAGACGTCGCGATCCGCAAGCTCATGTCCAAGGGCATGGAGCGGGCCGGCATCTCCAAGGTGGAGATCGAGCGCACCCGTGACCGGGTCCGCGTCGACATCCACACCGCCCGTCCGGGCATCGTCATCGGCCGCCGCGGCGCCGAGGCCGACCGCATCCGCGGCGAGCTGGAGAAGCTCACCGGCAAGCAGGTGCAGCTGAACATCCTCGAGGTGAAGAACCCCGAGTCCGACGCGCAGCTGGTCGCCCAGGGCGTGGCCGAGCAGCTCTCCAGCCGGGTCAGCTTCCGCCGTGCCATGCGCAAGGCGATGCAGTCCGCGCAGCGGAGCCCGCAGGTCAAGGGCATCCGGGTGCAGTGCTCGGGCCGCCTCGGCGGCACCGAGATGAGCCGCTCGGAGTTCTACCGCGAGGGCCGCGTGCCCCTGCACACGCTCCGGGCGAACATCGACTACGGCATCTACGAGGCCCGGACGACCTTCGGTCGCATCGGCGTCAAGGTGTGGATCTACAAGGGCGACGTCAGCGGCTCCCGCGCCGAGCGCGAGGCCCTCGAGGCCCTCGCCGCCCGTCAGGGGCAGCGTCGCGAGCGCCCGCAGCGTCCGCGTCGGTCCGGCTCGTCCGGCACGACCGCCGGTGGCACCGAGGCCGGCCGTGCCGCTGCCGAGGGCACCACGCCCGTCGCGGCTGCGGATGACGCAGTGGTCGCGCAGACCTCCGGCGAGGCTCCTGCCGAGCAGACGCTCGGCCAGGCTGCCGGCCCGGAGGCCACCGCCGCTGCCGAGACCACGGCCGCCGAGAACACCACGGCTACGAGTTCGGAAGAGGGGGCCTGA
- the rpsS gene encoding 30S ribosomal protein S19, with translation MPRSLKKGPFVDDHLLAKVDAQNEKGTKNVIRTWSRRSTIIPDMLGHTLAVHDGRKHVPVFVTEAMVGHKLGEFAPTRTFRGHIKDDRRSRRG, from the coding sequence ATGCCACGCAGCCTGAAGAAGGGCCCGTTCGTCGACGACCACCTGCTCGCCAAGGTGGACGCCCAGAACGAAAAGGGCACCAAGAACGTGATCCGTACCTGGTCGCGCCGCTCGACGATCATCCCCGACATGCTGGGCCACACCCTCGCGGTGCACGACGGCCGCAAGCACGTCCCGGTGTTCGTCACCGAGGCGATGGTCGGGCACAAGCTCGGGGAGTTCGCGCCGACGCGCACCTTCCGCGGGCACATCAAGGACGACCGCCGCTCGCGGCGGGGCTGA
- the rplB gene encoding 50S ribosomal protein L2 translates to MAIRKYKPTTPGRRGSSVADFAEVTRDHPEKSLVRPLHGRGGRNVHGKVTARHQGGGHKRAYRVIDFRRADKDGVPAKVAHIEYDPNRTSRIALLHFADGEKRYIIAPARLKQGDTVECGPAADIKPGNNLPLRNIPVGTVVHAIELRPGGGAKIARSAGTSVQLVAREGRFAQLRMPSGEIRNVDVRCRATVGEVGNAEQSNINWGKAGRMRWKGKRPTVRGVAMNPVDHPHGGGEGKTSGGRHPVNPKGKPEGRTRKRKASDALIVRRRRTNKKR, encoded by the coding sequence ATGGCTATCCGCAAGTACAAGCCGACGACGCCGGGCCGCCGCGGCTCCAGCGTCGCCGACTTCGCCGAGGTCACGCGAGACCACCCCGAGAAGTCGCTGGTCCGACCGCTGCACGGTCGTGGCGGGCGCAACGTGCACGGGAAGGTCACCGCTCGTCACCAGGGCGGCGGCCACAAGCGTGCGTACCGGGTGATCGACTTCCGTCGCGCCGACAAGGACGGCGTGCCGGCCAAGGTCGCGCACATCGAGTACGACCCGAACCGCACGTCGCGGATCGCGCTCCTGCACTTCGCCGACGGCGAGAAGCGCTACATCATCGCGCCGGCCCGCCTGAAGCAGGGCGACACGGTCGAGTGCGGCCCTGCCGCCGACATCAAGCCGGGCAACAACCTGCCGTTGCGGAACATCCCGGTCGGCACGGTGGTTCACGCCATCGAGCTCCGTCCCGGTGGCGGCGCGAAGATCGCCCGGTCCGCGGGTACCAGCGTCCAGCTGGTCGCCCGTGAGGGCCGGTTCGCCCAGCTGCGCATGCCGTCGGGCGAGATCCGCAACGTCGACGTGCGCTGCCGCGCGACCGTCGGTGAGGTGGGCAACGCCGAGCAGTCGAACATCAACTGGGGCAAGGCAGGCCGGATGCGGTGGAAGGGCAAGCGCCCGACCGTCCGTGGTGTCGCCATGAACCCGGTGGACCACCCGCACGGTGGTGGTGAGGGCAAGACCTCCGGTGGACGCCACCCGGTGAACCCGAAGGGCAAGCCGGAGGGCCGGACGCGCAAGCGGAAGGCCAGTGACGCCCTGATCGTGCGCCGCCGGCGCACCAACAAGAAGCGCTGA
- the rplW gene encoding 50S ribosomal protein L23 produces MSVRDPRDVLLAPVISEKSYGLLDGNQYTFIVRPDANKTQIKIAVEQIFKVKVLGVNTINRQGKRKRSRGTQMGKRKDTKRAIVSVAAGDRIEIFGGPGA; encoded by the coding sequence ATGAGCGTCCGCGACCCCCGGGACGTCCTGCTCGCCCCGGTCATCTCCGAGAAGAGCTACGGCCTGCTCGACGGCAACCAGTACACGTTCATCGTGCGGCCGGACGCCAACAAGACGCAGATCAAGATCGCGGTCGAGCAGATCTTCAAGGTGAAGGTCCTCGGCGTGAACACGATCAACCGCCAGGGCAAGCGCAAGCGCAGCCGGGGTACCCAGATGGGCAAGCGCAAGGACACCAAGCGCGCCATCGTCTCCGTGGCTGCCGGCGACCGCATCGAGATCTTCGGTGGTCCCGGCGCCTGA
- the rplD gene encoding 50S ribosomal protein L4 yields MTQSTETRTDRQVDVRTPAGETSGSVTLPGELFDADANVSLMHQVVVAQLAAARQGTHATKTRAQVRGGGVKPYRQKGTGRARQGSIRAPQFTGGGIVHGPTPRNYEQKTPKKMKAAALRGALSDRAREGRVHVVSAFVDGDAPKTKAALATLNAVTQAKRVLIVLDREDIVNWVSLRNVPEVHLIEAGQLNTYDVLVSDEVIFTEAALAEFVAGPAKGKRSGADLPDLATHEIAGGVPSIAPAAGEGNVEETTEEKA; encoded by the coding sequence GTGACCCAGTCCACCGAGACGCGCACCGACCGCCAGGTCGACGTGCGCACCCCGGCGGGGGAGACCTCCGGCAGCGTCACGCTGCCCGGTGAGCTCTTCGACGCCGATGCCAACGTCTCCCTCATGCACCAGGTGGTCGTGGCCCAGCTGGCCGCGGCCCGCCAGGGCACGCACGCGACCAAGACGCGGGCGCAGGTCCGCGGTGGTGGCGTCAAGCCGTACCGGCAGAAGGGCACCGGCCGGGCCCGCCAGGGCTCGATCCGCGCGCCGCAGTTCACCGGCGGTGGCATCGTGCACGGCCCCACGCCGCGCAACTACGAGCAGAAGACCCCGAAGAAGATGAAGGCCGCCGCCCTACGCGGAGCCCTCTCCGACCGGGCCCGCGAGGGCCGGGTGCACGTGGTCTCCGCGTTCGTGGACGGCGATGCCCCGAAGACGAAGGCCGCCCTGGCGACCCTCAACGCGGTGACGCAGGCGAAGCGGGTCCTCATCGTCCTGGACCGCGAGGACATCGTGAACTGGGTCAGCCTGCGCAACGTCCCCGAGGTGCACCTGATCGAGGCCGGCCAGCTCAACACCTACGACGTGCTGGTCTCTGACGAGGTGATCTTCACGGAGGCGGCGCTGGCCGAGTTCGTCGCCGGTCCGGCCAAGGGCAAGCGCTCCGGCGCCGACCTGCCCGACCTCGCCACCCACGAGATCGCCGGTGGCGTCCCGTCCATCGCCCCCGCCGCCGGCGAGGGCAACGTCGAAGAGACCACCGAGGAGAAGGCATGA
- the rplC gene encoding 50S ribosomal protein L3 — MASTFRGLLGEKLGMTQVFDENNRLVPVTVVKAGPCVVTQVRTPEVDGYSAVQLGFGEIDPRKVNRPEGGHFTKAGVTPRRHLVELRTSDAGNYTVGQELTTDVFDGVAKVDVIGTSKGKGTAGVMKRHGFKGLGAGHGTHRKHRAPGSIGGASTPGRVFKGLRMAGRMGAVKTTTLSLNVHKVDAERGLLLIKGAIPGPKGGLVLVRSAVKGGPVGSDDK, encoded by the coding sequence ATGGCGAGCACATTTCGTGGTCTCCTCGGCGAGAAGCTGGGGATGACCCAGGTTTTCGACGAGAACAACCGCCTCGTGCCGGTGACCGTCGTCAAGGCGGGCCCGTGTGTGGTGACCCAGGTGCGCACCCCCGAGGTCGACGGCTACTCCGCCGTCCAGCTCGGTTTCGGTGAGATCGACCCGCGCAAGGTGAACCGTCCCGAGGGCGGGCACTTCACCAAGGCGGGCGTCACGCCGCGGCGGCACCTGGTGGAACTCCGCACCTCGGACGCCGGCAACTACACGGTCGGCCAGGAGCTGACCACCGACGTGTTCGACGGCGTGGCCAAGGTGGACGTCATCGGCACCAGCAAGGGCAAGGGCACGGCCGGTGTCATGAAGCGTCACGGCTTCAAGGGTCTGGGCGCCGGTCACGGCACGCACCGCAAGCACCGCGCCCCCGGCTCGATCGGTGGCGCGTCCACCCCCGGCCGGGTCTTCAAGGGCCTGCGCATGGCCGGCCGCATGGGCGCGGTAAAGACCACGACCCTGTCGCTCAACGTCCACAAGGTGGACGCCGAGCGTGGCCTGCTGCTGATCAAGGGCGCCATCCCCGGCCCGAAGGGCGGCCTCGTGCTGGTCCGTTCGGCGGTCAAGGGTGGGCCCGTGGGGAGTGACGACAAGTGA
- the rpsJ gene encoding 30S ribosomal protein S10, whose product MAGQKIRIRLKAYDHEAIDASARRIVETVTKTGARVVGPVPLPTEKNVYAVIRSPHKYKDSFEHFEMRTHKRLIDILDPTPKTVDALMRIDLPASVDVNIQ is encoded by the coding sequence ATGGCGGGACAGAAGATCCGCATCCGGCTGAAGGCATACGACCACGAGGCCATCGACGCCTCGGCGCGGCGCATCGTGGAGACGGTGACGAAGACCGGAGCGCGCGTCGTCGGCCCGGTGCCGCTGCCGACGGAGAAGAACGTGTACGCGGTGATCCGTTCACCGCACAAGTACAAGGACTCGTTCGAGCACTTCGAGATGCGCACGCACAAGCGGCTCATCGACATCCTCGACCCGACGCCGAAGACGGTCGACGCGCTCATGCGCATCGACCTGCCGGCTTCGGTCGACGTCAACATTCAGTAA
- the tuf gene encoding elongation factor Tu, with product MAKAKFERNKPHVNIGTIGHIDHGKTTLTAAITKVLHDKYPNLNEASAFDQIDKAPEEKARGITISIAHVEYQTENRHYAHVDCPGHADYIKNMITGAAQMDGAILVVAATDGPMPQTKEHVLLARQVGVPYIVVALNKADMVDDEEILELVELEVRELLSEYEFPGDDVPVVRVSALKALEGDAEWGDKLMELMDAVDSAIPEPEREIDKPFLMPVEDVFTITGRGTVVTGRVERGIVKVSEEIEIVGIREGSTKTTVTGVEMFRKLLDQGQAGDNVGLLLRGIKREDVERGQVVVKPGSITPHTNFEGSVYILSKDEGGRHTPFFNNYRPQFYFRTTDVTGVVTLPAGTEMVMPGDNTEMTVELIQPIAMEEGLRFAIREGGRTVGAGRVTKIIK from the coding sequence GTGGCCAAGGCCAAGTTCGAGCGGAACAAGCCGCACGTCAACATCGGCACCATCGGGCACATCGACCACGGCAAGACGACGCTGACCGCAGCGATCACCAAGGTCCTGCACGACAAGTACCCGAACCTCAACGAGGCGTCCGCGTTCGACCAGATCGACAAGGCGCCCGAGGAGAAGGCTCGCGGGATCACGATCTCGATCGCGCACGTCGAGTACCAGACCGAGAACCGGCACTACGCGCACGTCGACTGCCCCGGGCACGCCGACTACATCAAGAACATGATCACCGGTGCCGCGCAGATGGACGGCGCGATCCTGGTCGTGGCCGCCACCGACGGCCCGATGCCGCAGACCAAGGAGCACGTCCTCCTGGCCCGCCAGGTCGGCGTCCCCTACATCGTCGTGGCGCTCAACAAGGCCGACATGGTCGACGACGAGGAGATCCTCGAGCTCGTCGAGCTGGAGGTCCGCGAGCTGCTCAGCGAGTACGAGTTCCCGGGCGACGACGTCCCCGTGGTCCGCGTCTCCGCGCTGAAGGCCCTCGAGGGCGACGCCGAGTGGGGCGACAAGCTCATGGAGCTCATGGACGCCGTCGACTCGGCGATCCCCGAGCCGGAGCGCGAGATCGACAAGCCGTTCCTCATGCCCGTCGAGGACGTCTTCACGATCACCGGTCGCGGCACCGTCGTCACCGGTCGCGTCGAGCGCGGCATCGTGAAGGTCTCCGAGGAGATCGAGATCGTCGGTATCCGCGAGGGTTCGACGAAGACGACCGTCACCGGCGTCGAGATGTTCCGCAAGCTGCTCGACCAGGGCCAGGCCGGCGACAACGTGGGCCTGCTCCTCCGCGGCATCAAGCGTGAGGACGTGGAGCGCGGCCAGGTCGTCGTGAAGCCCGGCTCGATCACCCCGCACACCAACTTCGAGGGTTCGGTCTACATCCTCTCGAAGGACGAGGGTGGCCGTCACACGCCGTTCTTCAACAACTACCGTCCCCAGTTCTACTTCCGGACGACGGACGTGACCGGCGTCGTGACCCTGCCCGCCGGCACCGAGATGGTCATGCCGGGCGACAACACCGAGATGACGGTGGAGCTCATCCAGCCCATCGCCATGGAGGAGGGTCTCCGGTTCGCCATCCGCGAGGGTGGCCGGACCGTCGGCGCTGGGCGCGTCACGAAGATCATCAAGTAA